One part of the Torulaspora delbrueckii CBS 1146 chromosome 8, complete genome genome encodes these proteins:
- the TDEL0H02140 gene encoding CBM21 domain-containing protein (similar to Saccharomyces cerevisiae GIP2 (YER054C) and PIG2 (YIL045W); ancestral locus Anc_7.230): MYIKVGSHNEDGNEELRRSMKDGEMASAPNLMERRVKANNISSINSLNFMHKPQRVSQMKTNLFPDEEILKNTNLNKKLSTETYGGGYSPTRRQGSNGNLYSDEQLPFPPVYKKSGEILKSSLKMRSKSLPTSPYISSENKDFSNVQPGRLQRSKSVHFDQKTPVKYFCEDESPIDVGTKPNDETEDISYQHKPVRSLYDDPEEGFLSMGIDRLTMDSEPKTKSPRNLRKSKRFNDLWKDQTTNKINTNNVLLRPHIAHKSNSSSNVTNGQVNGKQRVVGLYNVNFPILSNNNPKALKLNIFINLSRGKKCFLQDLTLCTRKGSDEQTQLRSDSHGTRLIIGRVLVKNIFFDKRVVIKYTWNAWQTTREVECVYVSDGDGILPGTNMDVFKFIIDDLSRTDSRAKLEFCIHYVARNDFQRQEYWDNNEGANYKLDCILDGFHNPFATT, encoded by the coding sequence ATGTACATAAAGGTAGGTAGTCATAACGAGGATGGGAATGAAGAACTCCGACGGTCGATGAAGGACGGTGAGATGGCCTCGGCCCCAAACTTGATGGAGAGAAGGGTTAAGGCTAATAACATATCGtcaatcaattcattgaatttCATGCATAAACCACAGAGGGTGTCACAGATGAAGACCAATCTGTTCcctgatgaagaaattttgaagaatacgaATTTGAATAAGAAGTTGTCCACGGAAACCTATGGAGGTGGATATTCGCCTACGAGGCGTCAAGGGTCCAATGGGAACTTGTACAGTGACGAGCAATTGCCTTTCCCACCGGTTTACAAGAAGTCTGGGGAAATACTCAAGAGCTCACTTAAGATGAGGTCCAAATCGCTGCCCACTTCCCCTTACATCAGCAGCGAGAACAAGGATTTCTCGAATGTACAACCTGGAAGATTACAGAGAAGTAAGAGTGTTCATTTTGACCAGAAAACGCCAGTTAAGTATTTCTGTGAGGATGAAAGCCCCATCGATGTGGGAACGAAACCCAATGACGAAACCGAGGATATAAGTTATCAGCATAAACCTGTCAGAAGCCTATACGATGATCCCGAGGAGGGATTCCTATCGATGGGGATCGATCGCTTGACTATGGACAGCGAGCCAAAGACCAAGAgtccaagaaacttgagAAAGAGCAAACGCTTCAATGATCTCTGGAAAGATCAAACCACAAACAAGATCAACACAAACAACGTACTACTCAGACCACATATAGCACACAAGAGCAACAGCAGTTCTAATGTAACAAACGGTCAAGTAAACGGCAAGCAACGTGTTGTGGGTCTCTACAATGTGAACTTCCCGATCCtaagcaacaacaaccCTAAGGccttgaaattgaacatATTCATCAACTTATCAAGGGGCAAGAAGTGCTTTCTACAGGACCTAACGCTCTGCACGCGCAAGGGTTCAGATGAACAAACGCAGCTCAGAAGCGATTCACACGGAACAAGACTCATCATCGGCCGGGTGCTCGTTAAGAACATATTTTTCGACAAACGAGTTGTAATCAAGTATACCTGGAATGCTTGGCAAACCACTCGCGAAGTCGAGTGCGTCTACGTGAGCGACGGCGACGGAATCCTTCCGGGAACGAATATGGacgtcttcaaattcatcataGACGACCTCAGCAGAACAGACTCACGCGCAAAGTTAGAGTTCTGCATACACTATGTTGCCAGAAACGACTTCCAGCGACAGGAGTACTGGGATAACAACGAGGGAGCAAACTACAAGCTCGACTGCATTCTCGACGGTTTTCACAATCCGTTCGCTACAACCTAA
- the TDEL0H02150 gene encoding uncharacterized protein (similar to Saccharomyces cerevisiae YER053C-A; ancestral locus Anc_7.229) — translation MQDIQVFLSVFTCLFVFYISAHKSVMNRYKSDVPCLQ, via the coding sequence ATGCAAGATATCCAAGTTTTTTTAAGCGTATTTACCTGTCTTTTCGTCTTTTACATCTCGGCTCATAAGAGTGTGATGAATAGGTATAAGTCAGATGTGCCCTGCTTACAATAA